One Globicephala melas chromosome 6, mGloMel1.2, whole genome shotgun sequence genomic window carries:
- the AIF1L gene encoding allograft inflammatory factor 1-like isoform X2, which produces MEFDLNNEGEIDLMSLKRMMEKLGVPKTHLEMKKMISEVTGGFSDTISYRDFVNVMLGKRSAVLKLVMMFEGKANESSPKPVGPPPERDIASLP; this is translated from the exons ATGGAGTTTGACCTGAACAATGAGGGCGAGATTG ACCTGATGTCTTTAAAGAGGATGATGGAGAAGCTTGGGGTCCCTAAGACCCACCTGGAGATGAAGAAGATGATCTCGGAGGTGACGGGCGGGTTCAGCGACACCATCTCCTACCGAGACTTTGTCAACGTGATGCTGGGGAAACGGTCGGCGGTCCTCAAGCT AGTCATGATGTTTGAAGGAAAAGCCAACGAGAGCAGCCCCAAGCCAGTTGGCCCCCCTCCAGAGAGAGACATTGCCAGCCTGCCCTGA
- the AIF1L gene encoding allograft inflammatory factor 1-like isoform X1 has translation MSVALSNRFQGGKAFGLLKARQERRLAEINREFLCDQKYSDEENLPEKLAAFKEKYMEFDLNNEGEIDLMSLKRMMEKLGVPKTHLEMKKMISEVTGGFSDTISYRDFVNVMLGKRSAVLKLVMMFEGKANESSPKPVGPPPERDIASLP, from the exons ATGTCGGTCGCGCTCAGCAACAGGTTCCAAG GAGGGAAAGCGTTCGGTTTGCTCAAAGCCCGGCAGGAGAGGAGGCTGGCCGAGATCAACCGG GAGTTCCTCTGTGACCAGAAGTACAGTGATGAAGAGAACCTGCCGGAAAAACTTGCAGCCTTtaaag AGAAGTACATGGAGTTTGACCTGAACAATGAGGGCGAGATTG ACCTGATGTCTTTAAAGAGGATGATGGAGAAGCTTGGGGTCCCTAAGACCCACCTGGAGATGAAGAAGATGATCTCGGAGGTGACGGGCGGGTTCAGCGACACCATCTCCTACCGAGACTTTGTCAACGTGATGCTGGGGAAACGGTCGGCGGTCCTCAAGCT AGTCATGATGTTTGAAGGAAAAGCCAACGAGAGCAGCCCCAAGCCAGTTGGCCCCCCTCCAGAGAGAGACATTGCCAGCCTGCCCTGA